The genomic region GACCCCCGCAAGTGGGGCTTCGACGGTGCCCAGATGTCTAGGAACGAAGACGCTGAGTCTGGGGTCCCAGGTCAGGGTGAGCACAGGCACATCACTCAGGTGCTGGGGACCTGTGGCCCCTGGGCCAGGGACACCGGTGGGATTGGCCGCTCCTGGGGTTGGGTGCAGAGTCAGCCTGGGACCCCCTGCTCCAACACTGCTTCCCCACCACTCTcaggcgctgctgctgctgggggccGCGGCGCTGGCCTGCCTCGCCCTGGACCTCATCTTCCTGCTCTTCTACTCCTTCTGGCTGTGCTGCCGGCGGCGCAAGAGCGAGGAGCACCTGGACGCAGACTGCTGCTGCACCGCCTGGTGCGTCATCATCGCCACGCTGGTCTGCAGGTGAGCGCGCGGGGCGCGGCGGGGCCGTCGGGGGCGTGGTCCGACTGGAAGGGGCGGGGCTGTCGGGGCGTGGCATGGGCGGGGCCAGGCTGGAAGGGGCCGGGCAGGCCGAGTCCCGTGGGGAGACCCCAGGCCCGCGACCTCACGCGGCCCCATCCTGTCCCAGCGCCGGTATCGCCGTGGGGTTCTATGGCAACGGGGAGACCAGTGACGGCATCCATCGGGCCACCTACTCGCTCCGCCACGCGAACCGTACGGTGGCAGGGGTCCAGGACCGCGTGAGTGGCCGCATGGGTCGGTGGGGGTGGCCTCTTCCTGCTCCTACACCCGtggatgtgcatgtgtgtgagactAAGACGTGGGCGTGTGCCGGAGAGTGCGGGAGCCCCGGCTCATTGTCTCCTCCAACCTGGAGCAGGTGTGGGACACCGCAGCCGCCCTGAACCGCACGGCAGAGCCCAGCCTGCAGAGCCTGGAGCGGCAGCTGGCCACGCGGCCAGAGCCCCTGCGGGCGGTCCAGCGGCTGCAGGGCCTGCTGCAGACACTGTTGGGCTACACGGCGGCCATCCCTTTCTGGAGGAACCCAGCCGTGTCGCTGGAGGCGCTGGCTGAGCAGGTGGATCTCTACGACTGGTATAGGTGCGTCCCCCTCTCCTGCCTGCCCCCGCTGGTGTCCGCTCCTCTCTCTGGGCCGGTCGGCTTCCAGCTCCCAGTGCCTGAGGTCctgttgggggaggggctggggccacTGGTGGTCACTGGCAGGAGTCCCCCATGGGGACGTCTGTTACAAGGTCAGAGGCCAATCTCCATACCCAGAACTGCCCGTGGACGCTCCTCTGGGCCCCAGGCTGTTGCCCAGCTCTGCCCAGCACCCCCTGCTCCTACCCTGGGACTGGCCCTGTGCCCAGCCTAGGCGTGCCGTGTCCCTGCAGGTGGCTGGGCTACCTGGGCCTGCTGCTGCTTGACGTGGCCATCTGCCTGCTGGTGCTGGTTGGCCTCATCCGCAGCTCCAAGGGGATCCTGGTAGGGTGAGTCAGGGCCctgaggcaggggctggggcagctGTGGCACCCATCCCCCAGGTCAGCCCTGACCCGCCCTCCCTCGTCTTCGGGTCCAGCCTGGTGTGGGGCGCAGCCCTCACCCCAGCCTGGAGAGAGCCAACCAACTCTCTCTGCCCCAAGGGTCTGCCTGCTGGGGGTGCTGGCCCTGATCATCAGCTGGGGCGCCCTGGGCCTGGAGCTGGCTGTGTCTGTGGTAGGTGACGGAGGGGCGGGGGTGCCTGTCTGCTGGCGGAGCATGGGGACGGGGTGGGGATGCCACATTCACCTCCCTGCTCTCCTCCGCGGGACACCGGGATCCTGAGAGGCAGGGGACCGGTCACACGCACACAGCAAGtcagtccccacccccagccccaaagAGCCGCACCACCTTCCTGAGCCACACACAGATGCTGGGGGGCCAGGCTCCATCCCTGAGAGCTGAGGGCTCAGGGGCCCAGCTTGGTATCCCATCCTCtttgcctgcccccaccccagggctccaGTGACTTCTGTGTGGACCCCGACACCTACGTGACCCGGATGGTGGAGGAGCACTCTGTGCTGAGCGGGGGTGAGTCTGCGGTCGAGTCCCAACCACTCGCAAGTGCCCGCTCCTGCCCGCGAGCCACAGGCCGTCTGGTCAGGCCACGTGCCGGCTCCCTGGACAGGCGGCTCGCGCCAAGTGCGTGCTCGCTTCTGTTTTCCAACATAAGCTCCATAGGAGCCCAGACCTCAGGGCCAAGTACAGATGCGGCATGGAGAGGCTGCCCTGGGCTCTGCCAGGCCTTGCTCCCAGTGCCCACCCAGCGCTGGACCCCAGAAAGCCCCCCAGAGGGGCCAGAGGGCACAGGGTGGGGCGGGGCCAGGGTTAAGTGTTTGGGGTACAGATTTTCTTCAGCTCTGGCTGGGCTCAGCACCCCTAGGTTTGCAAAATCAGAATTGTGCGTGAATCCCCGTCTTTGAGTGTTGGACACGATGGACACCTGTTTTAATGGGGATGAGCAGGCAGGCCCCCTGCACCCTCTTTGGGGTGACATTCTGGCCTAAGAACTGTTCTGCCCAACTGGTCTGTGAGCAGATGCCTGCCCAGCTGACCTCTGACTCcttgccccccacctcccaccatggCCTGTCTGCTgctcccagggaggggagggatgaggCAGCCCTCCAAGGGAACTGTGCCCGTTGCAGGAATACGGCTCAGGGCAGAAGGGTCTGGGCCCTGGCCCCAGGCTCCCTGGAGACCACTTCCCTCTCACAGCTGCACGCTCACACAGACACGGACACGTGCACAAGTACGTGCAACACACGTATACAGTCGTGCACACGTAGACATCTGTGTGTACAGACAGGAGCATCTGAGTATAGGTATACCTACACTCggacatgcacacacaggcacgTGCATACGGATACACGCATGCACGGAAAGATACAAGCAAGCACACGTACACTCAGCATACACGCAGACGTGGACACACGCACACGTGTACACAGATGGGCATGTAGACACACACAGCGCATGCGGACAGCCGGAGTCACTGGGCCGCCTTCACCTCTCTCCGCAGACATCTTGCAGTACTACCTGGCCTGCTCACCTCACGCCGCCAACCCCTTCCAGCAGGTGAGAGCTCAGCCCTGCCTCTGCAGAGCATCTGGTGCCCTGGCCCCCACTCCCAGACGCCCACCGACCGCGAGGCCCCCCACCTCGTCAGGGCCCCTGGGGTCCCCACTC from Bos javanicus breed banteng chromosome 25, ARS-OSU_banteng_1.0, whole genome shotgun sequence harbors:
- the TTYH3 gene encoding LOW QUALITY PROTEIN: protein tweety homolog 3 (The sequence of the model RefSeq protein was modified relative to this genomic sequence to represent the inferred CDS: substituted 2 bases at 2 genomic stop codons); this encodes MAGVSYAAPWWVSLLHRLPHFDLHWEATSSQFRPEDSDYQQALLLLGAAALACLALDLIFLLFYSFWLCCRRRKSEEHLDADCCCTAWCVIIATLVCSAGIAVGFYGNGETSDGIHRATYSLRHANRTVAGVQDRVWDTAAALNRTAEPSLQSLERQLATRPEPLRAVQRLQGLLQTLLGYTAAIPFWRNPAVSLEALAEQVDLYDWYRWLGYLGLLLLDVAICLLVLVGLIRSSKGILVGVCLLGVLALIISWGALGLELAVSVGSSDFCVDPDTYVTRMVEEHSVLSGDILQYYLACSPHAANPFQQKLSGSHKALVEMQDVVAELLKTVSWEHPATKDPLLRVQEVLNGTEVNLQHLTALVDCRSLHLDYVQALTGFCYDGVEGLIYLALFSFVTALMFSSVVCSVPHTWQQKRXVLLGLPGGPHGAGGRDSATPQGAHQAXSRAGSYGSEASIPAAAHTVSNAPVTEYMSQNANFQNPRCENTPLIGRESPPPSYTSSMRAKYLATSQPRPESSSSGH